A stretch of Mus musculus strain C57BL/6J chromosome 19, GRCm38.p6 C57BL/6J DNA encodes these proteins:
- the Sfrp5 gene encoding secreted frizzled-related protein 5 precursor: MWVAWSARTAALALLLGALHGAPTRGQEYDYYGWQAEPLHGRSYSKPPQCLDIPADLPLCHTVGYKRMRLPNLLEHESLAEVKQQASSWLPLLAKRCHSDTQVFLCSLFAPVCLDRPIYPCRSLCEAVRAGCAPLMEAYGFPWPEMLHCHKFPLDNDLCIAVQFGHLPATAPPVTKICAQCEMEHSADGLMEQMCSSDFVVKMRIKEIKIDNGDRKLIGAQKKKKLLKAGPLKRKDTKKLVLHMKNGASCPCPQLDNLTGSFLVMGRKVEGQLLLTAVYRWDKKNKEMKFAVKFMFSYPCSLYYPFFYGAAEPH; the protein is encoded by the exons ATGTGGGTGGCCTGGAGCGCACGGACGGCCGCACTGGCGTTGCTGCTCGGGGCGCTGCATGGGGCGCCAACACGCGGCCAGGAGTACGACTACTACGGTTGGCAGGCCGAGCCGCTGCACGGCCGCTCCTACTCCAAGCCACCGCAGTGCCTCGACATCCCCGCCGATCTGCCGCTCTGTCACACGGTGGGCTACAAGCGCATGCGGCTGCCCAACCTGCTGGAGCACGAGAGCCTGGCCGAGGTGAAGCAGCAGGCAAGCAGCTGGCTGCCACTGCTGGCCAAGCGCTGCCACTCAGACACCCAGGTCTTCCTCTGCTCGCTCTTCGCTCCCGTCTGCCTGGACCGACCCATCTACCCCTGCCGCTCGCTGTGCGAAGCCGTGCGCGCCGGCTGCGCTCCGCTCATGGAGGCCTACGGTTTCCCTTGGCCCGAGATGCTGCACTGCCACAAGTTCCCCCTGGACAACGACCTCTGCATCGCGGTGCAGTTCGGGCACCTGCCTGCCACCGCGCCTCCAG TGACCAAGATCTGTGCCCAGTGTGAGATGGAGCACAGCGCTGATGGCCTCATGGAACAGATGTGCTCCAGTGACTTTG TGGTCAAGATGCGCATTAAGGAGATCAAGATAGACAACGGGGACCGAAAGTTGATTGGAgcccagaagaagaagaagctgctcAAGGCAGGCCCCTTAAAGCGCAAGGACACCAAGAAGCTGGTCCTGCATATGAAGAACGGGGCAAGCTGCCCTTGCCCACAGTTAGACAACCTGACGGGCAGCTTCCTGGTCATGGGCCGCAAAGTAGAGGGACAGCTGCTGCTCACGGCCGTCTACCGCTGGGACAAGAAGAATAAGGAGATGAAGTTTGCAGTCAAATTCATGTTCTCCTATCCCTGTTCCCTCTACTACCCTTTTTTCTATGGGGCAGCTGAACCCCACTGA